The following are from one region of the Staphylococcus argenteus genome:
- a CDS encoding S1C family serine protease codes for MSEFNQSDYSTSNHNQSPRYRKPKFPWFKTVIVALIAGIIGALLVLGIGKVLSSTILNKDGSTVQTTNTKGGNQLDSQSKKFGSVHEMIKSVSPAIVGVINMQKASSVDDLLKGKSSKPSEAGVGSGVIYQINNNSAYIVTNNHVIDGASEIKVQLHNKKQVKAKLVGKDAVTDIAVLKIENTKGIKAIQFANSSKVQTGDSVFAMGNPLGLQFANSVTSGIISANERTIDAETTGGNTKVSVLQTDAAINPGNSGGALVDINGNLVGINSMKIAATQVEGIGFAIPSNEVKVTIEQLVKHGKIDRPSIGIGLINLKDIPEEEREKLHTDREDGIYVAKADSDIDLKKGDIITEIDGKKIKDDVDLRSYLYENKKPGESVTVTVIRDGKSKEVKVKLKQQKEQPKRQSRTERQLPGQGDSDFFK; via the coding sequence ATGTCAGAATTTAATCAATCAGATTATAGTACATCAAATCATAATCAATCACCTAGATACAGAAAACCAAAATTCCCATGGTTTAAAACTGTAATCGTAGCATTAATCGCCGGAATTATTGGTGCACTTCTTGTTCTTGGTATAGGAAAAGTTTTAAGCAGTACTATTTTAAATAAAGATGGTTCAACAGTACAGACTACCAACACTAAAGGAGGTAATCAATTAGACAGTCAAAGCAAAAAATTCGGTTCCGTTCACGAAATGATAAAATCTGTCTCTCCTGCAATTGTTGGTGTTATAAATATGCAGAAAGCTTCAAGTGTCGATGACTTATTAAAAGGAAAATCATCAAAGCCGTCTGAAGCGGGTGTCGGTTCAGGTGTTATTTATCAAATAAATAACAATTCAGCTTATATTGTGACAAATAATCATGTTATCGATGGCGCAAGTGAAATTAAAGTTCAATTACATAATAAAAAACAAGTTAAAGCGAAATTAGTTGGTAAAGATGCCGTTACTGATATTGCTGTGCTTAAAATTGAAAATACAAAAGGTATTAAAGCGATTCAGTTTGCTAATTCGTCAAAAGTACAAACTGGTGACAGCGTGTTCGCAATGGGTAACCCACTTGGATTACAATTTGCTAACTCAGTAACATCAGGTATTATTTCTGCTAATGAACGTACAATAGACGCTGAAACAACTGGTGGAAACACGAAAGTTAGTGTTTTACAAACAGACGCTGCCATCAACCCTGGTAACTCTGGCGGTGCCTTAGTTGATATAAATGGTAATTTAGTTGGTATTAATTCCATGAAAATTGCTGCTACTCAAGTAGAAGGTATCGGATTTGCTATTCCAAGTAACGAAGTTAAAGTAACAATAGAACAACTTGTAAAGCATGGTAAAATTGACCGACCTTCTATTGGCATTGGGTTAATTAACTTAAAAGATATTCCTGAAGAAGAACGTGAAAAACTTCATACAGATAGAGAAGATGGTATTTACGTCGCAAAAGCAGATAGTGATATTGACCTTAAAAAAGGAGATATTATTACAGAAATTGATGGTAAAAAAATTAAAGACGACGTTGATTTAAGAAGCTATTTATATGAAAATAAAAAGCCTGGTGAGTCAGTAACAGTAACTGTTATCAGAGACGGTAAGTCTAAAGAAGTTAAAGTAAAATTAAAACAACAAAAAGAACAACCAAAACGTCAAAGTCGTACTGAACGTCAATTACCTGGCCAAGGCGATAGCGATTTCTTTAAATAA
- a CDS encoding HAD family hydrolase has translation MKKILFDVDGVFLSEERCFDVSALTVYELLMDKQFLGLHSHIDWETINDNNIQEIRKKVFQDDKVLNKLKSLGLNSNWDMLFIVFSLHLIDVLKKLSHEDVISFLYFNESVELKLSRIKEQLKEPFILNEELPLNFLNHVKDGKNNIYAALENFAKSQLQISDASLFNLKGALWTLAQEVYQEWYLGSKLFEEVEKKTARTTFKSGYIYQEIILRPVEEIKSLLNDLREAGYELGIATGRPYTETVVPFESLGLLKYFKANHIATASDVLEAENMFVHAQPLGKPNPFSYIAALYGNEQDKYESYINNQDNIVNKSDVFIVGDSLADLLSAQKIGATFIGTLTGLKGKDAAEELKSHHADYIIDYLGEIKNVLKDM, from the coding sequence ATGAAAAAGATTTTATTTGATGTAGATGGTGTCTTTTTAAGTGAAGAACGTTGCTTTGATGTCTCTGCATTAACTGTTTATGAACTATTAATGGATAAACAATTTTTGGGACTTCATTCACATATAGATTGGGAGACTATAAATGACAATAACATTCAAGAAATTAGAAAAAAAGTTTTTCAGGATGATAAAGTTTTAAATAAGTTAAAATCACTAGGTTTGAACTCGAATTGGGATATGTTATTTATTGTTTTTAGTTTACACTTAATAGATGTTTTAAAAAAATTATCACATGAAGATGTAATATCATTTCTGTATTTTAATGAATCGGTAGAGTTAAAATTATCAAGAATTAAAGAGCAGTTAAAAGAACCATTTATTTTAAATGAGGAATTACCTTTAAACTTCTTAAACCATGTTAAAGATGGTAAAAACAATATTTATGCAGCTTTGGAAAATTTTGCAAAATCACAATTACAAATTTCTGATGCATCATTATTCAATTTAAAGGGTGCATTGTGGACGTTAGCTCAAGAAGTGTATCAAGAGTGGTATTTAGGCTCGAAATTATTTGAAGAAGTTGAAAAGAAAACCGCTCGAACAACATTTAAATCAGGTTATATTTATCAAGAGATTATATTGAGACCAGTAGAAGAGATAAAATCACTGTTAAATGATTTAAGAGAAGCTGGATATGAATTAGGTATTGCTACTGGTCGTCCATATACTGAAACTGTTGTTCCATTTGAAAGTTTAGGATTGTTAAAGTATTTTAAAGCAAATCATATTGCAACAGCAAGTGATGTGTTAGAAGCGGAAAACATGTTTGTTCATGCGCAACCATTAGGTAAGCCGAATCCTTTCAGTTATATTGCAGCTTTATATGGTAATGAACAAGATAAATATGAGTCATATATCAATAATCAAGACAACATTGTAAATAAATCCGATGTGTTTATTGTAGGGGATTCATTAGCCGATTTATTAAGTGCTCAAAAAATAGGCGCAACATTTATTGGTACATTAACTGGTTTGAAAGGAAAAGATGCAGCCGAAGAGTTGAAATCACATCATGCAGACTATATCATTGATTATTTAGGAGAAATAAAAAACGTACTTAAAGATATGTAA
- a CDS encoding transglycosylase domain-containing protein: protein MTNQDNNHQMNHRMYQFEKIYKTIKHIIVIIFMIIIAILAVAVIAMSFYFHHLTKMSDSISDEDLIKKVRKIPGDELLDHTNKNLLSEYNHSQNSLIIGPKTSSPNVIKALTSSEDTLFYKHDGILPKAIIRAMIQDIFKTDQSSGGSTITQQLIKNQVLSNEKTYSRKANELRLSIRLEHLLSKDEIIYTYLNIVPFGRDYNGANITGIASASYSLFGIPPKDLSTAQSAYLIGLLQSPYSYTPYEKDGALKSDEDLKYSIQRQHYVLKRMLIEDQISKKEYDDALKYDIKSHLLSRKKR from the coding sequence ATGACTAATCAAGACAACAATCATCAAATGAATCATCGAATGTATCAATTTGAAAAGATATATAAAACGATTAAACATATCATCGTTATTATATTTATGATTATCATTGCCATCCTGGCTGTTGCTGTGATTGCGATGTCTTTCTATTTTCATCATTTAACTAAAATGTCTGATTCTATCTCAGATGAGGATTTAATCAAAAAAGTACGAAAAATTCCTGGTGATGAATTATTAGATCACACAAATAAAAATTTATTATCTGAGTATAACCATTCTCAAAACTCATTAATTATTGGACCTAAGACATCAAGTCCGAATGTTATTAAAGCATTAACATCATCAGAAGATACTTTATTTTATAAGCACGATGGTATTCTACCTAAAGCAATAATTAGAGCAATGATTCAAGATATTTTCAAAACTGATCAAAGTTCAGGTGGTAGCACAATTACCCAACAGCTTATAAAAAACCAAGTGCTTTCTAATGAAAAGACTTATAGTCGTAAAGCAAATGAGCTTAGGTTATCAATTAGACTCGAGCACCTATTATCAAAAGATGAAATTATTTATACCTACTTAAATATCGTTCCATTTGGACGAGATTATAATGGTGCTAATATAACGGGTATTGCATCTGCATCGTATAGTTTATTTGGTATTCCACCAAAAGATTTATCGACTGCACAATCCGCTTATCTTATTGGACTATTACAAAGTCCATATAGCTACACACCATATGAAAAAGATGGGGCTTTAAAGTCAGATGAAGACTTAAAATATAGCATCCAGAGACAACATTATGTATTAAAGCGTATGCTAATCGAAGATCAAATTTCTAAAAAAGAATATGATGATGCATTAAAATATGACATTAAGTCGCATTTATTGAGTCGTAAAAAGCGTTAA
- the tyrS gene encoding tyrosine--tRNA ligase, with translation MANALIEDLKWRGLIYQQTDEKGIEDLLNKEQVTLYCGADPTADSLHIGHLLPFLTLRRFQEHGHRPIVLIGGGTGMIGDPSGKSEERVLQTEDQVDKNIEGISKQMHNIFEFGTEQGAVLVNNRDWLGQISLISFLRDYGKHVGVNYMLGKDSIQSRLEHGISYTEFTYTILQAIDFGHLNRELNCKIQVGGSDQWGNITSGIELMRRMYGQTEAFGLTIPLVTKSDGKKFGKSESGAVWLDAEKTSPYEFYQFWINQSDEDVIKFLKYFTFLGKEEIDRLEQSKNEAPHLREAQKTLAEEVTKFIHGEDALNDAIRISQALFSGDLKSLSAKELKDGFKDVPQVTLSNDTTNIVEVLIETGISPSKRQAREDVNNGAIYINGERQQDVNYDLTSEDKIEDEFTIIRRGKKKYFMVNHK, from the coding sequence ATGGCAAATGCGTTAATTGAAGATTTAAAATGGAGAGGGCTTATTTATCAACAAACAGATGAAAAAGGTATCGAAGATTTATTAAATAAAGAACAAGTAACATTGTACTGTGGTGCAGATCCAACTGCAGATAGTTTACATATCGGTCATTTATTACCATTTTTAACTTTACGACGTTTCCAAGAACATGGTCATCGTCCAATTGTTTTAATTGGTGGTGGTACAGGTATGATTGGTGATCCTTCTGGTAAATCAGAGGAACGTGTATTACAAACAGAAGATCAAGTTGATAAAAATATCGAAGGCATTAGTAAGCAAATGCACAATATTTTTGAATTTGGTACAGAACAAGGCGCAGTTCTTGTTAATAATAGGGACTGGTTAGGTCAAATTTCATTAATTAGTTTTTTACGTGATTACGGGAAACATGTTGGTGTTAACTATATGCTTGGTAAAGATTCTATTCAAAGTCGTTTAGAACATGGTATCTCTTATACAGAATTCACATATACAATTTTACAAGCAATCGATTTTGGTCATTTAAATAGAGAGTTGAATTGTAAGATTCAAGTTGGTGGATCGGATCAATGGGGTAACATAACGAGTGGTATTGAATTAATGCGTCGTATGTATGGTCAAACAGAGGCATTTGGTTTAACAATTCCGCTCGTAACTAAATCAGATGGTAAGAAATTCGGTAAATCAGAGTCAGGTGCCGTTTGGTTAGATGCTGAAAAAACAAGTCCATACGAATTTTATCAATTCTGGATTAATCAGTCAGACGAAGATGTTATTAAGTTCTTAAAATACTTTACATTTTTAGGAAAAGAAGAAATTGATCGTTTAGAACAATCTAAAAATGAAGCACCTCATTTACGCGAAGCTCAAAAAACATTAGCTGAAGAAGTAACTAAATTTATTCATGGAGAAGATGCATTAAATGATGCGATTCGTATTTCTCAAGCATTATTTAGTGGTGATTTGAAATCTCTATCAGCTAAAGAATTAAAAGATGGTTTTAAAGATGTACCTCAAGTGACATTATCCAATGACACAACTAATATTGTTGAAGTTCTTATTGAAACAGGTATTTCTCCATCTAAACGTCAAGCACGCGAAGATGTTAACAATGGTGCGATTTATATTAATGGTGAAAGACAGCAAGATGTTAATTATGATTTGACATCAGAAGACAAAATCGAAGATGAATTTACAATTATTCGCCGTGGTAAGAAGAAATACTTCATGGTCAACCATAAATAG
- a CDS encoding lysophospholipid acyltransferase family protein has translation MYSVISKILNFILVKMSKSLYVIGKDNIPKDSKYVVTCTHESYNEVIMLGMALYPNQIHYMAKKELFKNKWIGKFLTSLNAFPVDRENPGPSTLKRPINLLKEHKTVGIFPTGSRTSQEGAPLKRGASTIAMLSKSPILPVAYVGPTKIHGLLTGQAYINIGKPIDINDLPKDLKRNERIDYITKEIEAQTAKLQQELHEIVKSL, from the coding sequence ATGTATTCAGTGATTAGTAAGATTTTGAATTTTATTTTAGTGAAAATGTCAAAATCATTATACGTAATCGGTAAGGATAATATTCCAAAAGATAGTAAGTACGTCGTAACATGTACACATGAAAGTTACAATGAAGTAATTATGCTTGGAATGGCGTTATATCCAAATCAAATCCATTATATGGCTAAAAAGGAATTATTTAAAAATAAATGGATAGGTAAATTTTTAACTTCTTTAAATGCTTTTCCTGTTGATCGTGAAAATCCAGGGCCGAGTACTTTGAAACGACCAATCAATTTATTGAAAGAACACAAAACTGTTGGTATTTTCCCAACAGGTTCTCGTACTTCACAAGAAGGCGCACCTCTTAAACGTGGTGCATCGACAATTGCGATGTTAAGTAAATCACCAATATTACCGGTTGCTTATGTTGGACCGACAAAAATTCATGGTCTTTTAACGGGACAAGCATACATAAATATTGGTAAACCGATTGATATTAACGATTTACCGAAAGATCTTAAGAGAAATGAGCGTATTGATTACATTACAAAAGAAATTGAAGCACAAACTGCAAAATTACAACAAGAATTGCATGAAATTGTAAAAAGTTTATAA
- the harA gene encoding haptoglobin-binding heme uptake protein HarA, which produces MNKHQPKLRSFYSIRKSTLGVASVIVSTLFLITSHNHAQAAENTTTENKVSENQNTATTTPSQPQDNSNQTQTAGQTSNSAKTYPAPDVSLKDAIKDPALVDKEHDIGPKEQVDFQLLKKNNETQYYHFFSIKNPADVYYTKKKAEVELDINTASTWKKFEVYENDKKLPVTLVSYSPEPEDHAYIRFPVTDGTQELKIVSSTQIDGEKEVNYDYTKLLFAKPIYNDPSLVLSDTDNTTPTNNQTNSDANNQANANSSGQNNTSINNTQNQPQASADTSQPVQPESSIHNDQTTNNQDNETNQNANTTDSTNNSSHQANDSNNQSSNDQQYPPADESLQDAIKNPAIIDKELTYDNWRPIDFQMKNKKGERQFYHYASTVEPAKVIFTKTQPEIELGLKTASTWKKFEVYEGDKKLPVELVSYDSDKDYAYIRFPVSNGTKEVKIVSSIEYGENTHEDFDYTLMVFEHPITNNPDDYLDEETYNVQKLLEPYHKAKTLERQVYELEKLQDKLPEKYKQEYKEKLDQTKVELDKQVKSAIIEFEKVTPTNDQLTDIQEANFIVFESEENSESVMDGFVEHPFYTAMLNGQKYVVMKTKDDSYWKDLIVEGKRVITVSKDPAKNSRTLIFPYVPDKSVYNAIVKVVVPNIGYEGQYHVRIINQDIKTKDDVNSQNNQVDSPTDQVVKDDMSTATKPAINNKVAESQSDATVKEDNKEENIHTVKVMDSSIDKDSNHNDNSSLNIVNNNKFDKYDLKEMETKIDKDVDISENKNALNSTGKEPMGDKDKLADKNELKAIHVNHFTEKVEHNNAGTGTGLMNAVKNGTSKHSQNDVQNVTDKMTNVHKVSNASAKDNNHIKSKMLPKTGRTASSQSLWGIYMLLGMLALFIPKSRKETK; this is translated from the coding sequence ATGAACAAACATCAACCAAAATTAAGGTCTTTTTACTCAATTAGAAAATCAACTCTAGGCGTTGCATCGGTAATTGTTAGTACACTATTTTTAATTACTTCACACAATCATGCACAAGCTGCAGAAAATACAACTACTGAAAATAAAGTTTCAGAGAATCAAAATACTGCCACTACGACACCATCACAACCGCAAGATAATTCAAATCAAACACAAACTGCTGGACAAACATCAAATTCTGCAAAAACATATCCAGCACCAGATGTATCACTTAAAGATGCAATTAAAGACCCTGCATTAGTAGATAAAGAACACGATATAGGTCCAAAAGAACAAGTTGATTTCCAATTATTAAAGAAAAATAACGAAACGCAATATTATCATTTTTTCAGTATTAAAAATCCAGCAGATGTTTATTACACTAAAAAGAAAGCTGAGGTTGAATTAGATATTAACACAGCTTCAACTTGGAAGAAGTTTGAAGTATATGAAAATGATAAAAAACTGCCTGTTACACTAGTGTCTTATAGTCCTGAGCCTGAAGATCATGCTTATATTCGTTTTCCAGTTACAGATGGAACGCAAGAGCTTAAAATAGTATCGTCGACACAAATTGATGGTGAAAAAGAAGTGAATTATGACTATACAAAACTATTATTTGCTAAACCTATATATAATGATCCGTCACTAGTATTATCAGATACAGATAATACTACTCCAACGAATAATCAAACAAATTCAGATGCGAATAATCAAGCAAACGCTAATAGCTCGGGTCAAAACAATACATCCATTAACAATACACAAAATCAACCGCAGGCATCGGCGGATACTAGCCAACCTGTTCAACCTGAGTCATCAATTCATAATGATCAAACAACAAATAATCAAGATAATGAAACAAATCAAAATGCTAATACAACGGATTCAACAAATAATTCAAGTCATCAAGCAAATGACTCAAATAATCAATCAAGCAATGATCAACAATATCCACCTGCAGATGAATCACTGCAAGACGCAATTAAAAATCCAGCTATAATTGATAAAGAACTTACATATGATAATTGGCGTCCAATTGATTTTCAAATGAAAAATAAAAAAGGTGAGAGACAGTTTTATCATTATGCAAGTACAGTTGAACCAGCAAAAGTCATATTTACTAAAACACAACCTGAAATTGAATTAGGTTTAAAAACAGCTTCAACTTGGAAAAAATTTGAAGTTTATGAAGGTGATAAAAAGTTGCCGGTTGAATTGGTGTCGTATGACTCTGATAAAGATTATGCATATATTCGTTTCCCAGTTTCTAATGGCACAAAAGAAGTGAAAATTGTATCATCAATTGAATATGGCGAAAATACACATGAAGATTTTGATTATACTTTAATGGTTTTTGAACATCCTATTACAAATAATCCAGATGACTATTTAGATGAAGAAACATATAATGTACAAAAACTATTGGAGCCATATCATAAAGCTAAAACTTTAGAAAGACAGGTATATGAGCTAGAGAAACTACAAGATAAATTGCCAGAAAAATATAAACAGGAGTATAAAGAGAAATTAGATCAAACTAAAGTAGAATTAGATAAACAGGTTAAATCAGCAATTATTGAATTTGAAAAAGTAACACCTACAAATGATCAATTAACAGACATTCAAGAAGCAAATTTCATCGTTTTTGAGAGCGAAGAAAATAGTGAATCAGTGATGGATGGATTTGTTGAGCATCCGTTCTATACTGCAATGTTAAATGGACAAAAATATGTTGTAATGAAAACTAAAGATGATAGTTATTGGAAAGATTTAATTGTAGAAGGAAAGCGTGTAATCACAGTTTCTAAAGATCCAGCTAAAAATTCTAGAACGTTAATTTTCCCATATGTACCTGACAAGTCAGTTTACAATGCTATCGTAAAAGTAGTCGTACCGAATATCGGTTATGAAGGTCAATATCATGTAAGAATTATCAATCAAGATATTAAGACAAAAGATGACGTCAATTCTCAAAATAATCAGGTTGATTCACCAACCGACCAAGTGGTAAAAGATGACATGAGTACTGCAACAAAACCAGCAATTAACAACAAGGTTGCTGAGAGTCAAAGTGATGCTACTGTTAAAGAGGATAATAAAGAAGAAAATATACATACAGTCAAAGTCATGGATAGTAGCATTGATAAAGATTCTAATCATAATGATAATAGTTCGTTAAATATAGTGAATAACAATAAATTTGATAAATATGATCTTAAAGAAATGGAAACTAAAATTGATAAAGATGTTGATATTAGTGAAAATAAAAATGCTCTTAATAGCACAGGAAAAGAACCAATGGGCGATAAAGATAAATTAGCTGATAAAAATGAACTTAAAGCTATACATGTGAATCATTTTACTGAAAAAGTTGAACATAATAACGCTGGAACTGGCACAGGTTTAATGAATGCAGTTAAAAATGGTACTAGCAAACACAGTCAAAACGATGTTCAAAATGTTACTGATAAAATGACAAATGTACATAAAGTTTCTAATGCATCAGCAAAAGACAATAATCATATTAAATCTAAAATGCTTCCGAAAACGGGGAGAACAGCATCAAGTCAATCTTTATGGGGTATATATATGCTATTAGGTATGTTAGCTTTATTCATTCCTAAAAGTAGAAAAGAAACTAAATAA
- the nagE gene encoding N-acetylglucosamine-specific PTS transporter subunit IIBC → MYKFFQNLGRSLMLPVAILPAAAIIAGVGNTLNALHVTPKIAMFFTTVGTTILEQLGILFAIGVAIGMAKKNDGAVALAATLGYFLVTVVLSPMKLAPLLGMKASEINSAFEKMNNGNVFVGIVIGLIAAYTYNKFSETELPLALSFFSGKRLVPIMTAFYCTFLVVILLFLWPILYTWIVKFGESIVGLGSFGAFIYGVANRLLIPTGLHHALNSVFWFDTIGINDIGKFQSGKDAVKGITGRYQAGFFPIMMFGIPAAALAMYHTAKSTQKKQVYGWFLASSVAAFFVGVTEPIEFAFMFVAPILYVVHALLTGLSLFIAASFHWTAGFSFSAGLIDYVLSLINPVSNHPLMLLVQGVVFFILYYVIFRVVIQVFNLNTIGRGENELIDPTVGKENIAPGENDVNRSKYYHHAVQILEGLGGKENIISLTNCATRLRLELNDTSIVDQQKIKNAGAVGVTLNGQHSTQVIIGTHVQQIADEIEKQL, encoded by the coding sequence ATGTATAAATTTTTCCAAAATTTAGGGCGTTCGTTAATGTTACCAGTTGCCATTTTACCAGCTGCTGCAATTATTGCTGGGGTTGGTAATACATTAAATGCACTACATGTGACGCCCAAAATAGCTATGTTTTTTACAACTGTAGGTACTACAATTTTAGAGCAACTAGGTATTTTGTTTGCTATTGGTGTAGCCATTGGAATGGCGAAGAAAAATGATGGTGCCGTGGCACTTGCGGCTACTCTAGGTTATTTTTTAGTGACAGTTGTATTATCACCAATGAAATTAGCCCCATTATTAGGAATGAAGGCATCGGAAATAAATTCAGCATTTGAAAAAATGAATAACGGTAATGTGTTTGTTGGTATTGTGATTGGTTTAATAGCAGCATATACATACAACAAGTTTAGTGAAACAGAATTACCATTAGCACTTTCATTTTTTAGTGGTAAACGCTTAGTACCAATTATGACAGCTTTTTACTGTACATTTTTAGTTGTCATATTATTATTTTTATGGCCAATATTATACACATGGATTGTGAAGTTTGGTGAGTCAATCGTTGGTTTAGGATCATTTGGTGCTTTTATTTATGGTGTGGCGAACCGATTATTAATACCAACAGGATTGCATCATGCGCTCAATAGTGTGTTTTGGTTCGATACAATTGGTATTAATGATATTGGTAAATTTCAAAGTGGTAAAGATGCTGTAAAAGGTATTACTGGACGTTATCAAGCAGGTTTCTTTCCAATAATGATGTTTGGTATTCCTGCAGCAGCCTTAGCAATGTATCATACAGCTAAATCAACACAGAAAAAACAAGTTTATGGATGGTTCCTTGCTAGTTCGGTTGCGGCATTCTTCGTTGGTGTGACAGAACCGATTGAGTTTGCATTTATGTTTGTTGCGCCAATTCTATATGTTGTACATGCATTATTAACTGGCTTATCACTATTTATTGCAGCAAGTTTCCATTGGACAGCTGGCTTTTCATTTAGTGCAGGACTCATTGATTATGTATTATCTTTGATTAATCCTGTATCCAATCATCCTCTAATGTTACTCGTTCAAGGGGTTGTATTCTTTATTTTATACTATGTTATTTTCCGTGTAGTAATCCAAGTATTCAATTTAAATACAATAGGTAGAGGCGAAAATGAATTAATTGATCCAACTGTTGGGAAAGAAAATATTGCGCCAGGTGAAAATGATGTGAATAGAAGTAAATATTATCATCATGCTGTTCAAATACTTGAAGGTTTAGGTGGCAAAGAAAATATCATTAGTTTAACGAACTGTGCAACAAGGTTACGATTAGAGTTAAATGATACTTCAATAGTTGATCAGCAGAAGATTAAAAATGCTGGAGCAGTTGGTGTGACATTGAATGGACAACATTCAACACAAGTAATTATAGGTACACATGTGCAACAAATTGCTGATGAAATTGAAAAACAATTATAA